A single region of the Prevotella sp. HUN102 genome encodes:
- a CDS encoding IS30 family transposase translates to MYHQLISEQRSQIFALLQKKTARKEIAAIVGISQATLSREIKRNSTPSGKYIWTKAHDMAMERRRRTVSNSRLSDELVWRIKEYIVNDQWSPRQISGYLRVNEGIKVSHQSIYNIIHNDPTGKLAGHTRHQMKYRHHPKGGHLPVKDRVSIHERSKEVDGKRFGDFEMDLIVDPAQRAILTLVEKSTNMLLMQKLPFGKQSKPLAKAVRRLLLPYKDRLKTITTDNGPEFAAHKDITKWLGVPVYFADPYCPWQKGAIENTNKLIRQYIPKKDSFENYTNKRIMAIQKKLNERPREKLNFSTPKCEFFKHVL, encoded by the coding sequence ATGTACCATCAATTAATCTCGGAGCAAAGGTCGCAAATTTTCGCCTTACTTCAAAAGAAAACCGCAAGAAAAGAAATTGCCGCCATCGTCGGCATCAGTCAGGCAACACTCTCACGTGAAATCAAACGCAACAGCACGCCCTCGGGAAAGTATATCTGGACGAAGGCGCACGACATGGCCATGGAGCGCAGGAGGCGAACGGTGAGCAACTCCAGGCTCTCCGACGAATTGGTCTGGAGAATCAAGGAATATATCGTTAATGACCAATGGTCTCCAAGACAAATATCAGGGTATCTGCGTGTGAATGAGGGGATAAAGGTGTCCCATCAGTCCATCTACAACATCATCCACAATGACCCTACAGGGAAACTTGCCGGGCACACAAGACATCAGATGAAATACAGGCATCACCCCAAGGGTGGGCATCTTCCTGTCAAGGACAGGGTGAGCATCCATGAGAGAAGCAAGGAAGTGGACGGGAAGAGATTTGGAGACTTTGAGATGGACCTGATCGTCGACCCTGCCCAAAGGGCCATACTCACACTGGTGGAGAAATCCACCAATATGTTGCTTATGCAGAAACTGCCATTTGGGAAGCAGTCGAAACCTCTGGCAAAAGCAGTCAGGAGACTGCTGCTGCCATACAAGGACAGACTGAAGACCATTACCACTGACAACGGACCTGAGTTTGCCGCACATAAGGATATCACGAAATGGTTGGGCGTGCCTGTGTACTTTGCAGATCCATATTGTCCATGGCAAAAGGGAGCCATTGAGAATACAAACAAGTTAATCAGACAATATATACCTAAAAAGGATTCCTTTGAGAACTATACGAACAAGAGGATTATGGCCATACAGAAGAAATTGAATGAAAGACCAAGGGAAAAACTAAACTTTTCCACACCAAAGTGCGAGTTCTTCAAACATGTGTTGTAA
- a CDS encoding restriction endonuclease gives MTPREFEHKVSDYYKQQGYKTIITPYSGDWGIDVIASRGKDKLAIQVKMYGGSSRKITRLQMMQLYGAMAYKDCTRAVMVTDGDYMPDAIDVAIKLGIEAIYLKDNSMQLLKEQNSKSAIENETTVKGLMAFDEMWEKYIMPLKGKTLKTKNRENKIVNVDWGGIVRSTSKGNRGKIEIEDIKMAYSLLEKNGIVERSLINQFVKRCSSGIILLLSQVPFIGVKKNPTIQLYVKENYE, from the coding sequence ATGACACCAAGAGAATTTGAGCACAAAGTTTCAGATTATTATAAGCAACAAGGCTATAAAACAATTATTACACCTTATTCAGGTGATTGGGGGATTGATGTTATTGCCTCAAGGGGGAAAGATAAATTAGCCATTCAAGTGAAGATGTATGGAGGCTCATCCAGAAAAATAACACGCCTGCAAATGATGCAACTATATGGAGCTATGGCATATAAAGATTGTACACGAGCTGTAATGGTAACTGATGGAGATTACATGCCAGATGCTATAGATGTAGCCATAAAATTGGGCATAGAAGCAATTTACTTAAAAGATAATTCTATGCAACTGCTCAAAGAGCAGAACTCTAAAAGTGCTATAGAAAATGAGACTACAGTAAAGGGACTAATGGCGTTTGACGAGATGTGGGAAAAATACATTATGCCATTAAAAGGCAAGACGCTGAAGACTAAAAACAGAGAGAACAAAATCGTCAATGTCGACTGGGGCGGTATCGTTAGGAGCACCTCTAAAGGTAATCGTGGTAAAATAGAAATTGAAGACATTAAAATGGCTTATAGCCTGCTAGAAAAAAACGGTATTGTTGAACGAAGCCTAATAAATCAATTTGTAAAACGTTGTTCTTCCGGAATAATATTATTGCTATCTCAAGTACCATTTATTGGCGTTAAAAAGAATCCTACCATACAACTTTATGTCAAAGAGAACTATGAATGA
- a CDS encoding NACHT domain-containing NTPase, translating into MESSSRPEQALTSFGDFQRFFISPLNKKEAYELLRKYDKQGDTSKLLIDELKSGKYEMINEFLRNPLLVSLLFAAFDYKQTIPLKKHIFYRQVYDAYFDSHDLSKGDHYVHDKASKLDIDDFERILRYVGFKCLKFQKIEFEKDALLHIIDEAKQACPDLNFTSSDYLQDILTSVPLFCKDGQYLKWVHKSLQEYFAAQFIFKDSKSSQDTILKTLYNSDNIDRYLNLLDLYYDVDNWGFQKNILYPLCEDFVSFYQRTFYSSSVIREKSIQERIGHLYMRDVCILRIGNEERKDPFKYTKDRTEEILHGRMNTMTHFTSDDICIAQYFNPKKKILLLLNKRLPYLFNDYKDVNNPQSLDLEMNIVIEIDMNTGDSSLDCFKCYNYYLGAGHNEGNAYLDYNRCLDEIKKIKDIIKNKDKVSDLIDGL; encoded by the coding sequence TTGGAATCTTCATCTAGACCAGAACAAGCTCTAACTAGTTTTGGTGATTTTCAAAGATTTTTTATTAGTCCATTAAATAAAAAGGAAGCTTATGAACTACTTCGCAAATATGACAAACAAGGAGACACTTCTAAATTATTAATAGATGAACTTAAATCTGGGAAATATGAAATGATAAATGAATTTCTAAGAAATCCATTATTAGTATCATTACTTTTTGCTGCATTTGACTATAAACAAACTATCCCACTAAAAAAACACATATTTTATCGCCAAGTTTATGATGCTTATTTTGATTCTCATGATTTATCTAAAGGAGACCACTATGTCCATGATAAAGCTTCCAAATTAGACATTGATGATTTTGAACGTATTTTACGTTATGTTGGCTTTAAATGCCTAAAGTTCCAAAAAATTGAATTTGAAAAAGATGCTTTACTTCATATAATTGATGAAGCCAAGCAAGCTTGTCCTGACTTGAATTTTACATCTTCCGACTATCTGCAGGATATATTGACCTCTGTTCCTCTATTCTGTAAGGACGGTCAGTATCTCAAATGGGTTCATAAATCTTTGCAAGAATATTTTGCTGCCCAGTTTATATTTAAGGATTCTAAATCAAGCCAAGATACAATTTTAAAGACATTGTACAATAGTGATAATATTGACAGGTATTTGAATTTGTTGGACTTATATTATGATGTTGACAACTGGGGATTTCAAAAGAATATTCTCTATCCTTTATGTGAAGACTTTGTTTCTTTTTACCAAAGAACATTCTATTCATCTTCAGTTATTAGAGAAAAATCTATTCAAGAAAGAATTGGACATTTATATATGAGAGATGTCTGTATTTTGCGGATTGGGAACGAGGAAAGAAAAGATCCTTTTAAATATACAAAGGATAGGACTGAGGAAATTTTACATGGTAGAATGAATACCATGACTCATTTTACTTCAGATGATATCTGCATCGCTCAATATTTTAATCCAAAAAAGAAAATATTATTGTTATTAAATAAACGATTGCCATATTTGTTTAATGACTATAAAGATGTAAATAATCCTCAAAGTCTTGATTTAGAAATGAATATTGTTATTGAGATAGATATGAACACAGGAGACTCTAGTCTTGATTGCTTTAAATGCTATAATTATTATTTAGGAGCTGGGCATAATGAAGGTAATGCTTATTTAGATTACAACAGATGCCTTGACGAAATAAAAAAGATAAAGGATATAATTAAAAATAAAGATAAGGTTTCAGATCTTATAGATGGTCTTTAA
- a CDS encoding NACHT domain-containing NTPase, giving the protein MIPEVTLMTFAKPAIDSLIKNVVTPKIKDFAERCKIEYNKLLIPRGEHFEEYLYRTYKKYSILNTLVFRNEQRLLKDLYQPLTIVEDNQPKRINSYRVESYPQDMMTVYSRILITDTAGMGKSTLTKRLFWDVIESGYGIPIYIEMRRLSKDKTILIEIQEQVNSLAKEFSPQLLLEFIESGGFIFFFDGYDEISLDNRTAVTSDIQDFISKAGNNVFIMTSM; this is encoded by the coding sequence ATGATACCCGAAGTAACTTTAATGACTTTCGCAAAACCAGCGATTGATAGTTTAATCAAAAATGTTGTTACTCCCAAAATAAAAGATTTTGCAGAGAGATGTAAGATAGAGTATAATAAGTTACTAATTCCTAGAGGTGAACACTTCGAAGAATATCTATACAGAACATATAAAAAGTATAGCATTCTAAATACACTTGTTTTTAGAAATGAACAAAGGTTGTTAAAAGATTTATATCAACCATTAACAATTGTCGAAGATAACCAGCCCAAAAGAATAAATTCATACAGGGTTGAGAGTTATCCACAAGATATGATGACTGTATATAGCCGTATATTAATAACAGATACGGCAGGAATGGGGAAATCTACTTTAACGAAACGGCTTTTTTGGGACGTAATTGAAAGTGGATATGGTATACCAATTTATATCGAAATGAGAAGGTTGTCTAAAGATAAGACGATCCTAATAGAAATACAGGAACAAGTAAATTCTTTAGCTAAAGAATTTAGTCCCCAACTATTACTAGAATTTATAGAGAGCGGTGGCTTTATATTCTTTTTTGATGGATACGATGAAATATCATTAGATAATAGAACTGCCGTAACATCTGATATACAAGATTTTATATCTAAAGCTGGGAATAATGTTTTTATTATGACCTCTATGTAG
- the thiD gene encoding bifunctional hydroxymethylpyrimidine kinase/phosphomethylpyrimidine kinase, with protein MKHYVKTLTIAGSDSGGGAGIQADIKTMSALGCYASSVVTAVTAQNTQQVYCIQNIEAKVVEAQLHAVLTDLRPDAIKIGMTGSAENMVSIAKILSEARKIPLIIDPVMVATSGNRLMDDGAIDTFAEHLLPIATLLTPNIPEAEALAGMRITSEADADKAAKAILNRGCRALLIKGGHVEGKTKSDRLYFADNREPMVFNAETIVSRNTHGTGCTLSSAICAFTARGLPTEEAVARAKHYVSDAIRMGADVEIGSGHGAVNHFYNPEKLIKL; from the coding sequence ATGAAACACTATGTAAAGACTTTGACGATAGCCGGTTCCGACAGCGGAGGAGGCGCGGGAATACAAGCCGATATAAAAACAATGTCGGCTTTGGGCTGCTATGCCTCATCGGTTGTTACGGCTGTTACGGCGCAAAACACGCAACAGGTGTACTGCATTCAGAACATCGAGGCGAAGGTTGTAGAGGCGCAACTGCACGCCGTGCTTACCGATCTGCGCCCCGATGCCATTAAAATTGGTATGACGGGGAGTGCCGAAAATATGGTAAGCATCGCCAAAATCTTATCAGAAGCGAGAAAGATTCCGTTGATTATAGACCCTGTTATGGTTGCAACCTCGGGCAACCGACTGATGGACGACGGCGCAATCGACACGTTCGCAGAGCATCTTTTACCCATCGCCACATTGCTTACCCCCAACATTCCCGAGGCTGAAGCGTTGGCCGGAATGCGCATAACATCGGAAGCCGACGCCGACAAGGCTGCAAAGGCGATTCTAAATCGTGGATGCAGAGCCTTATTAATAAAAGGTGGACACGTAGAGGGAAAGACGAAAAGCGACAGACTGTACTTTGCCGACAACCGAGAGCCTATGGTTTTCAATGCCGAAACGATTGTCTCACGCAACACGCACGGCACAGGCTGCACACTTTCGTCGGCAATCTGCGCTTTCACGGCACGAGGACTGCCCACAGAAGAGGCCGTGGCAAGAGCAAAGCACTATGTGTCTGACGCCATAAGAATGGGGGCTGACGTGGAGATTGGCAGTGGACACGGAGCCGTAAACCACTTTTATAATCCTGAAAAACTCATCAAACTATGA
- a CDS encoding thiamine phosphate synthase produces the protein MTNIQFITHENERFDYVEGTELALRSGCKWVQLRMKNASDEEFLSIGHEISRLCRSHHATFLLDDRVHLVNKLNADGVHLGKNDMPPNEARAILGNDKIIGGTANTFADIQKLAAHGVDYIGCGPFRYTTTKQNLAPLLGLEGYETLLSQMKEARIQLPLIAIGGIRHDDIPDLLKTGINGIAISGAVLNAENPEEEMKKLINI, from the coding sequence ATGACGAACATACAGTTTATTACGCACGAAAACGAAAGGTTCGACTACGTAGAAGGAACTGAACTGGCACTCCGCAGCGGGTGCAAGTGGGTGCAGCTCCGAATGAAGAATGCTTCCGATGAGGAATTTCTGAGCATCGGACACGAAATTTCACGGCTTTGTCGCAGCCATCACGCAACGTTTCTGCTCGACGACCGTGTGCATCTCGTCAATAAACTCAATGCCGACGGCGTGCATCTCGGCAAAAACGATATGCCTCCCAATGAAGCAAGAGCGATACTCGGCAACGACAAAATCATCGGCGGGACGGCCAATACCTTTGCCGACATTCAGAAACTGGCAGCCCACGGCGTGGATTACATAGGCTGCGGCCCTTTCAGATACACCACTACGAAGCAGAATCTCGCTCCCCTGCTCGGCTTGGAGGGCTACGAGACATTGCTAAGCCAGATGAAGGAAGCCCGAATACAGCTCCCGCTCATTGCCATCGGAGGCATTCGGCACGACGACATACCCGATTTATTGAAAACAGGAATAAATGGAATTGCCATCAGCGGAGCCGTATTGAACGCCGAGAATCCCGAAGAAGAAATGAAAAAACTAATCAATATATAA
- the thiC gene encoding phosphomethylpyrimidine synthase ThiC, whose translation MKNDIKISYPDSEKIYLKGTIYPNLRVGMRRINLTPTVTNENGKRIEKPNDPVIVYDTSGPYSDPNVEIDLQKGLPKLRQAWIENRKGTQMYYAKKGIITEEMEYVAIRENMNCEALGIKTHITPEFVREEVAAGRAVIPANINHPESEPMIIGTNFCVKINTNIGNSHENSSIEEEVEKAVWSCKWGGDTVMDLSTGTNIHETREWILRNCPVPVGTVPMYQAFEKVNGKAEDLTWEIFRDTLIEQCEQGVDYFTIHCGIRLKNVPLANGRLTGMVSRGGSIISKWCQVHNEESFLYSHFDDICDICAKYDVAISLGDGLRPGSTYDANDAAQFAELDTMGELVERAWEKNVQAFIEGPGHVPMHKIRENMDRQIEKCHGAPFYTLGPLVTDIAPAYDHITSAIGAAMISWYGTAMICYVTPKEHLALPDKDDVREGVITYKIAAHAADLAKGHPGAAVRDNALSKARYEFRWKDQFNLALDPEKALEYWKTSNKVGGKYCTMCGPNFCAMRISQTLDGCGCEEETK comes from the coding sequence ATGAAGAACGACATCAAGATTTCTTATCCCGATTCGGAGAAAATCTACCTGAAAGGCACGATATATCCGAATCTTCGTGTAGGAATGCGACGCATTAATCTGACGCCAACCGTAACCAACGAAAACGGAAAGCGCATTGAAAAGCCCAACGACCCTGTTATCGTCTACGACACAAGCGGCCCATACAGCGACCCGAACGTGGAAATAGACTTGCAGAAAGGACTGCCCAAACTGCGCCAAGCGTGGATAGAAAACCGCAAAGGCACGCAGATGTATTACGCCAAGAAGGGCATCATAACCGAAGAAATGGAGTACGTTGCCATCCGCGAGAATATGAACTGCGAGGCCTTAGGCATCAAAACGCACATCACTCCCGAGTTTGTCCGCGAGGAAGTGGCAGCCGGTCGTGCCGTAATCCCTGCCAACATCAACCACCCCGAGAGCGAGCCGATGATTATCGGAACCAATTTCTGCGTGAAGATAAACACCAATATCGGCAACTCGCACGAGAACTCAAGCATTGAGGAGGAGGTGGAAAAAGCCGTGTGGAGCTGCAAATGGGGCGGCGACACCGTGATGGACTTATCGACGGGAACCAACATTCACGAAACAAGAGAGTGGATTCTGCGCAACTGCCCCGTACCCGTCGGCACCGTTCCGATGTATCAGGCCTTCGAGAAGGTAAACGGAAAGGCCGAAGACCTCACTTGGGAAATCTTTCGCGATACGCTTATCGAGCAATGCGAGCAGGGTGTTGATTACTTCACGATACATTGTGGCATACGCCTGAAGAACGTTCCTCTTGCCAACGGACGCCTTACGGGAATGGTCAGCCGTGGCGGCAGCATCATCTCAAAGTGGTGTCAGGTACACAATGAGGAGAGCTTCCTTTACAGCCACTTCGACGACATCTGCGACATCTGCGCCAAATACGACGTGGCTATATCGTTGGGCGACGGCCTCCGTCCCGGTTCCACCTACGATGCCAACGATGCCGCACAGTTTGCAGAGCTTGACACAATGGGCGAGCTCGTGGAACGTGCTTGGGAAAAGAACGTACAGGCATTCATAGAAGGCCCCGGACACGTGCCGATGCACAAGATTCGTGAGAATATGGACCGGCAGATTGAGAAGTGCCACGGCGCACCTTTCTACACCTTAGGCCCTCTCGTAACCGACATTGCACCTGCCTACGACCACATCACGAGTGCCATCGGTGCGGCAATGATAAGCTGGTACGGCACGGCGATGATCTGCTATGTTACTCCGAAAGAGCATCTCGCCCTGCCAGACAAGGACGACGTGCGCGAAGGCGTGATTACCTACAAGATTGCCGCCCACGCCGCCGACTTGGCAAAGGGGCATCCCGGTGCCGCCGTAAGAGACAACGCACTCAGCAAGGCACGCTACGAGTTCCGGTGGAAAGACCAGTTCAACCTTGCGCTCGACCCGGAAAAGGCACTCGAATACTGGAAGACATCGAACAAGGTGGGCGGAAAATACTGCACAATGTGCGGCCCGAATTTCTGCGCAATGCGCATCAGCCAGACCTTGGACGGCTGCGGCTGTGAGGAAGAAACCAAATAG